A single Corvus hawaiiensis isolate bCorHaw1 chromosome 24, bCorHaw1.pri.cur, whole genome shotgun sequence DNA region contains:
- the LOC125337567 gene encoding proteoglycan 4-like isoform X1, whose product MAKPTPTTPKPTPTMAKQKPATAPAKPTPTTPSSTTTTAKPTRAATTPTPTTTAKTQPKTATTTKPEPERPDPTEATGITLSFEPTLDPDYKVSPEVDTGEPLSSFTTEDPALLESLGTAFSPRSVPETKKGVKEDGKEKSAFSSPSPSLSQVVPEIKLGFNRGELITPSKSVVLSPEEPTFLRLTSSSKDKKGPSPHFQTSLSGALDTEELETNSDQTSVDPPKAGAPSTCLGLSLFLVPSAILVGLLL is encoded by the exons ATGGCCAAGCCAACACCCACCACACCAAAACCCACTCCAACCATGGCTAAGCAAAAACCTGCTACAGCCCCAGCCAAGCCAACACCCACCACACCATCATCTACCACCACTACAGCCAAGCCAACACGTGCTGCTACAACACCAACACCTACCACAACAGCAAAGACACAACCGAAAACTGCCACAACCACAAAGCCAGAACCAGAAAGACCTGATCCTACTGAGGCAACTGGGATCACTCTTTCCTTTGAGCCCACATTAGACCCAGATTATAAAGTATCTCCAGAGGTAGACACTGGAGAGCCTCTTAGCTCCTTCACTACAGAAGATCCAGCCTTACTAGAAAGCTTGGGCACAGCCTTCAGCCCCAGATCAGTcccagaaacaaagaaaggtGTCAAAGAGGATGGGAAAGagaaatcagcattttccagTCCATCTCCATCCCTCAGCCAAGTTGTTCCAGAGATTAAGTTAGGTTTCAATAGAGGTGAGCTCATAACCCCCTCCAAGTCAGTGGTCCTCAGCCCTGAAGAGCCCACGTTCTTGCGCTTAACATCATCCTCCAAAGACAAAAAAGGGCCGAGCCCCCATTTCCAGACCTCCCTCTCAG GTGCCCTGGACACAGAAGAACTGGAGACAAACTCGGACCAGACAAGTGTGGATCCACCCAAAGCTGGAGCTCCCAGTACCTGCTTGGGGCTTTCGCTCTTCCTTGTCCCCAGTGCCATCCTGGTGGGCCTTCTGCTCTGA